In Lathamus discolor isolate bLatDis1 chromosome 1, bLatDis1.hap1, whole genome shotgun sequence, the following are encoded in one genomic region:
- the SIGLEC1 gene encoding sialoadhesin isoform X5, with product MLRLGSQHRSHQHCQGPLCPMQTLVTSTSLPPSLLVPALPLPPRTPTRARAAAMPLCPWLVLLASLIPPALGSWGVTYPRSLRGISGSCVVIPCSLSFPEEVAADDGLVAIWYKDYNDQKTLVFHSAAQEVDAHFRGRAQLLGDPLARNCTLQLQGVTVGDSGPYRFRFEIVNGDRWSAAQDAVLSVSEDLEKPSIAGSEEQTEGQTSTLECSAPYACPLGDVALRWEGHDPQVSVVSGRVRMDTSGVGHYLTLTTSFSWRDHSRKLRCEVSYGSRKAAREVVLRVRHTPKDTQVSVNPSGQNIRVGDTVSFTCTVGSSHPPVSLYRWYKDGVPIGTEQILTLRGVRREDYGQYHCEAENAVGAAAAPAVMLYIFSAAVLVSPAAEVPEGSATTLSCDVPGHRHQDLHYAWYKNGAWLKEGSAHTLLFHHITASDAGFYGCKVTNDRGSDTSPAVSLSVTYPPRTPTITLFQEAHGGRLAVIHCAVDSFPPATMAVYRDGTLVAASGSQAAPQQRFGVTSSRNTLRLEIRGAGPRDSGEYRCTASNAHGNASATKVFVARATEVLIQPSAEVREGAAVTLTCAGPWGAAEDALYAWFRNGKRLRGSSAPALRFRSVRAEDAGAFQCRLRSRNGSDESAAAPLRVLFPPRQPAMSSILETQGGRMGIIQCTAESEPEANLTLWRGDEVIACTWGCPIAPSPRVQATSSYNSLKVEIQDVVLEDEGTYVCWAGNTEGNASATMDFRAESASIVVAPSTSVLEGDAANLTCQLSTSSTALPTFTWYRNGQQLTEGSAPSLVLQHVASTDAGLYHCRATTNSSSRSSPSVSLEVLYPPRALLLTALLEAQRGRVAVFRCSVRSRPAARLELLRGPVPLASSAGAGGGSKPRLRVSAAPNALEVELREVTAADEGSYSCRASNEHGAAEQSLYLRVQAARVLISPSSEVLEGDDVSLTCQTAAAPQDDTVYSWYKNSERLQDTPDNVLALPHITSTAAGSYHCRARSPAGTSVSPAVALSVSYPPRVPVLALLLESPAAQRAVLQCSVDSSPQAELALFKDQALVASTALPQPSARPRLSITSASNTLRVSIRPVLLEDEGQYLCSASNAYGNASATANLTAGTTRVQISPSPAVREGDAVTLTCVVESSGVQVLRYSWYKNEVWVSSGSSPVLSFPNITVTDAASYHCSVRTPARTHSSAPITLSVLYPPRNLQMKAFMESNEGSAVILLCTVESNPLSDITLLKEGLVVASSPAMGGDLPWHSSRVSPSPNTLRLELREASEEDEGEYECRARSPLGSTHGSLPLRVQAIRVRIHPSAEVLEGTAVTLTCRDAGAAPGAVYSWYKDGRWVPGGPGPRLLLPAARRSDAGSYGCEVGKGLRGRRSPPAALRVLYAPREPTFTSLVDPRGGQRTVLLCTVDSVPPSDIALHHGDGHAPLASTWGPSDPRVAVEATPNSLRVGMGALEPGDAGVYVCSANNSFGAASASLRLDVGGPGPCPCSSAGVTVTVEPSPEVPEGSTATMTCSASPWLGQEANYTWYRNSRWLLEGPSGTLVLTHVTSADTGSYHCRASGTRGSLTSALLSFSVLYPPRDVSISTLLENRSGRLGLVQCTAESHPPASMALYRRGRLLAASGAAAAAPGLRALPSHNALRLQLSEVGLEAAGEYVCVASNALGNATATARFDVHTLSYLLAFTVLSGLLLALICVAALALLAVRMWPRLRKFWGWSGAEDTFELRSQQEQAQVDGAS from the exons ATGCTGCGGCTTGGGAGCCAGCACCGGAgccaccagcactgccag GGTCCCCTCTGCCCCATGCAGACACTGGTGACCAGCACCTCGCTCCCACCATCACTGCTTGTTCCTGCCCTGCCTCTGCCCCCCAGGACCCCCACCAGGGCCCGGGCTGCTGCCATGCCCCTGTGCCCATGGCTCGTCCTCCTGGCCAGCCTCATCCCACCAG CCCTCGGCTCTTGGGGTGTCACCTACCCCCGATCCCTGCGGGGCATCAGCGGCTCCTGCGTGGTCATTCCCTGCTCCCTGAGCTTCCCGGAGGAGGTGGCTGCCGACGATGGCCTGGTGGCCATTTGGTACAAGGACTACAACGACCAGAAGACGCTCGTGTTCCACTCGGCAGCCCAGGAGGTGGACGCTCACTTTAGGGGCCGTGCCCAGCTCCTGGGGGACCCCTTGGCTCGGAACTgcaccctgcagctgcagggggTGACGGTGGGGGACAGCGGGCCCTACCGGTTCCGCTTTGAGATCGTCAACGGAGACCGGTGGTCGGCGGCGCAGGACGCGGTGCTGAGCGTGTCGG AGGACCTCGAGAAGCCCAGCATTGCCGGCAGCGAGGAGCAAACCGAGGGGCAAACGTCCACCCTGGAGTGCTCCGCACCCTACGCGTGCCCACTGGGAGACGTCGCCCTGCGCTGGGAAGGCCACGACCCGCAGGTCTCGGTGGTGTCCGGCCGGGTGCGCATGGACACGAGTGGGGTCGGGCACTACCTGACCCTCACCACGTCCTTCTCCTGGAGGGACCACTCCAGAAAGCTGCGCTGCGAGGTCTCCTACGGCTCCAGGAAGGCGGCCAGGGAGGTTGTCCTGCGGGTGAGAC ACACCCCTAAGGACACCCAAGTGTCGGTGAACCCCTCCGGGCAGAACATCCGCGTTGGTGACACCGTGTCCTTCACCTGCACGGTGGGCAGCAGCCACCCGCCGGTCTCGCTGTACCGCTGGTACAAGGATGGGGTGCCCATAGGCACCGAGCAGATCCTGACCCTGCGAGGGGTGCGTCGGGAGGACTACGGGCAGTACCACTGCGAGGCTGAGAACGCCGTCGGGGCCGCTGCGGCGCCTGCTGTGATGCTCTACATCTTCT CCGCCGCCGTCCTGgtgagccccgcggccgaggtGCCGGAGGGCTCGGCCACCACCCTGTCCTGCGACGTCCCCGGCCACCGGCACCAGGACCTGCACTACGCCTGGTACAAGAACGGCGCCTGGCTCAAGGAGGGCTCCGCTCACACCCTGCTCTTCCACCACATCACCGCCAGCGACGCCGGCTTCTACGGCTGCAAGGTGACCAACGACCGGGGCAGCGACACCTCCCCGGCCGTCAGCCTGAGCGTGACGT acccccccCGGACCCCCACCATCACGCTCTTCCAGGAGGCCCATGGAGGCCGGTTGGCCGTCATCCACTGTGCCGTGGACAGCTTCCCCCCGGCCACCATGGCCGTGTACCGCGACGGCaccttggtggcagccagcggGTCCCAGGCGGCCCCACAGCAGCGGTTCGGTGTCACCAGCTCCCGCAACACCCTGAGGCTGGAGATCCGCGGAGCAGGGCCCCGGGACAGCGGGGAATACCGCTGCACCGCCAGCAATGCCCACGGCAACGCCAGTGCCACCAAGGTCTTTGTCGCCCGTG ccACAGAGGTCCTGATCCAGCCCTCGGCGGAGGTGCGGGAAGGGGCAGCGGTGACCCTGACGTGCGCGGGGCCCTGGGGCGCTGCGGAGGACGCGCTCTACGCCTGGTTCCGCAACGGCAAACGGCTGCGGGGGAGCTCGGCCCCGGCGCTGCGCTTCCGCTCCGTCCGCGCCGAGGACGCCGGCGCCTTCCAGTGCCGGCTCCGGAGCCGCAACGGCAGCGACGAGTCCGCGGCCGCCCCACTCCGTGTGCTCT TCCCACCGAGGCAACCGGCGATGAGCTCCATCCTGGAGACCCAGGGCGGGCGCATGGGCATCATCCAGTGCACTGCTGAGAGTGAGCCAGAGGCCAACCTGACCCTATGGAGAGGAGACGAAGTGATAGCCTGCAcatggggctgccccatagcccccagcCCCCGGGTCCAGGCCACCTCATCCTACAACAGCCTGAAGGTGGAGATCCAGGATGTGGTGTTGGAGGACGAGGGGACCtacgtgtgctgggctgggaacACGGAGGGCAACGCCAGCGCGACCATGGACTTCCGAGCTGAGA GTGCCAGCATTGTTGTGGCTCCATCCACATCTGTGCTGGAGGGTGATGCTGCCAACCTGACGTGCcagctcagcaccagctccaCGGCTCTGCCCACCTTCACCTGGTACCGCAATGGGCAGCAGCTCACTGAGGGCTCGGCTCCATCGCTGGTGCTGCAGCACGTGGCCAGCACGGATGCAGGGCTCTACCACTGCCGAGCCACCACCAACAGCAGCAGCCGCAGCTCCCCCAGTGTGAGCCTGGAGGTGCTGT ACCCCCCGCGGGCCCTGCTGCTCACGGCGCTCCTGGAGGCGCAGCGCGGCCGCGTGGCCGTGTTCCGCTGCTCGGTGCGGAGCCGCCCCGCGGCCCGGCTGGAGCTGCTGCGCGGCCCGGTCCCGCTGGCGTCCAGCGCCGGTGCCGGCGGCGGCTCCAAGCCCCGGCTCCGGGTCTCGGCCGCCCCCAACGCGCTGGAGGTGGAGCTGCGGGAGGTGACGGCTGCGGACgagggcagctacagctgcagggCCAGCAACGAGCACGGCGCCGCGGAGCAGAGCCTCTACCTCCGGGTGCAGG CTGCCCGAGTCCTCATCTCTCCATCCTCGGAGGTGCTGGAAGGGGACGACGTCTCCCTGACGTGTCAGACGGCCGCCGCGCCGCAGGATGACACCGTCTACTCCTGGTACAAGAACAGCGAGCGGCTCCAGGACACCCCTGACAATGTCCTTGCGCTGCCCCACATCACCAGCACCGCTGCTGGCTCCTACCACTGCAGAGCCCGCAGCCCTGCGGGGACCAGCGTGTCCCCGGCCGTCGCCCTGAGCGTGTCCT ATCCGCCGCGGGTGCCGGTGCTGGCGCTGCTCCTGGAGTCCCCCGCGGCACAGcgggcagtgctgcagtgctcGGTGGACAGCAGCCCGCAGGCAGAGCTGGCTCTCTTCAAGGACCAGGCGCTGGTGGCCTCCACGgcgctgccccagcccagcgcCCGGCCGCGGCTCAGCATCACCTCGGCCTCCAACACGCTGCGGGTCAGCATCCGCCCCGTGCTGCTGGAGGACGAGGGGCAGTACCTGTGCTCTGCCAGCAATGCCTATGGCAATGCCAGCGCCACGGCCAACCTCACCGCCGGCA CCACCAGGGTCCAGATCTCCCCCTCCCCGGCTGTCCGGGAAGGCGATGCTGTCACCCTGACCTGTGTGGTGGAGAGCAGCGGTGTGCAAGTGCTGCGCTACAGCTGGTACAAGAACGAGGTCTGGGTCAGCAGCGGCTCCTCCCCGGTTCTCTCCTTCCCCAACATCACCGTCACCGATGCTGCCTCGTACCACTGCAGCGTGAGGACCCCAGCGCGGACCCACAGCTCTGCACCCATCACCCTCAGCGTCCTCT acCCCCCCAGGAACCTGCAGATGAAGGCCTTTATGGAGAGCAATGAGGGGAGCGCAGTCATCCTCCTCTGCACCGTGGAGAGCAACCCCCTCTCCGACATCACCCTGCTCAAGGAGGGGCTGGTGGTGGCCTCCAGCCCGGCCATGGGGGGggacctcccctggcacagcagccGCGTCTCCCCCTCTCCCAACACGCTGAGGCTGGAGCTCCGGGAAGCATCCGAGGAGGATGAGGGCGAGTACGAGTGCCGGGCACGCAGCCCCCTCGGCAGCACCCATGGGTCCCTGCCCCTCCGTGTGCAGG CCATCAGGGTGCGGATCCATCCCTCGGCCGAGGTGCTGGAGGGCACGGCCGTGACTCTGACCTGCCGGGACGCGGGCGCTGCCCCGGGGGCCGTGTACTCGTGGTACAAGGACGGCCGCTGGGTGCCGGGGGGCCCCGGGCCGCGGCTCCTGctgcccgccgcccgccgctcGGATGCGGGCTCCTACGGCTGCgaggtggggaaggggctgcgGGGCCGCCGCTCCCCCCCCGCCGCCCTCCGGGTGCTCT ATGCTCCCCGGGAGCCAACCTTCACCTCCTTGGTGGACCCCCGGGGCGGGCAGCGAACCGTCCTGCTCTGCACCGTCGACAGCGTCCCCCCCTCCGACATCGCCCTGCACCACGGTGATGGCCACGCACCCCTGGCCTCCACGTGGGGCCCGTCTGACCCCCGTGTCGCCGTCGAGGCGACCCCCAACTCCCTGCGTGTGGGGATGGGGGCTCTGGAGCCGGGGGACGCGGGGGTCTACGTCTGCTCAGCCAACAACAGCTTTGGCGCCGCATCCGCATCCCTGCGCCTGGATGTGGGAG GCCCTGGGCCCTGTCCCTGCTCTTCCGCAGGGGTCACGGTCACTGTCGAGCCCTCTCCAGAAGTGCCCGAAGGCTCCACCGCCACCATGACCTGCTCGGCCAGCCCCTGGCTGGGGCAAGAAGCCAACTACACGTGGTACAGGAACAGCCGGTGGCTGCTGGAGGGCCCGTCCGGCACCCTGGTCCTCACCCACGTCACCAGCGCTGACACCGGCTCCTACCATTGCCGGGCGAGCGGGACACGGGGCAGCCTCACCTCGGCCCTGCTCAGCTTCAGCGTCCTCT acCCTCCCCGGGACGTCTCCATCAGCACCCTGCTGGAGAACCGCAGCGGGCGGCTGGGCCTGGTGCAGTGCACGGCCGAGAGCCACCCGCCCGCCTCCATGGCCCTGTACCGCCGGGGCCGGCTCCTGGCCGCCAGcggggccgcggccgccgcGCCGGGGCTCCGGGCGCTCCCCTCGCACAACGCCCTCCGCCTGCAGCTCAGCGAGGTGGGGCTGGAGGCGGCCGGCGAGTACGTGTGTGTGGCCAGCAACGCGCTGGGCAACGCCACGGCCACAGCGCGCTTCGATGTGCACA
- the SIGLEC1 gene encoding sialoadhesin isoform X1 — protein MAAARGWFGTETLPPRVEDAVMAFGTGQERCQALVEQGRGPLCPMQTLVTSTSLPPSLLVPALPLPPRTPTRARAAAMPLCPWLVLLASLIPPALGSWGVTYPRSLRGISGSCVVIPCSLSFPEEVAADDGLVAIWYKDYNDQKTLVFHSAAQEVDAHFRGRAQLLGDPLARNCTLQLQGVTVGDSGPYRFRFEIVNGDRWSAAQDAVLSVSEDLEKPSIAGSEEQTEGQTSTLECSAPYACPLGDVALRWEGHDPQVSVVSGRVRMDTSGVGHYLTLTTSFSWRDHSRKLRCEVSYGSRKAAREVVLRVRHTPKDTQVSVNPSGQNIRVGDTVSFTCTVGSSHPPVSLYRWYKDGVPIGTEQILTLRGVRREDYGQYHCEAENAVGAAAAPAVMLYIFSAAVLVSPAAEVPEGSATTLSCDVPGHRHQDLHYAWYKNGAWLKEGSAHTLLFHHITASDAGFYGCKVTNDRGSDTSPAVSLSVTYPPRTPTITLFQEAHGGRLAVIHCAVDSFPPATMAVYRDGTLVAASGSQAAPQQRFGVTSSRNTLRLEIRGAGPRDSGEYRCTASNAHGNASATKVFVARATEVLIQPSAEVREGAAVTLTCAGPWGAAEDALYAWFRNGKRLRGSSAPALRFRSVRAEDAGAFQCRLRSRNGSDESAAAPLRVLFPPRQPAMSSILETQGGRMGIIQCTAESEPEANLTLWRGDEVIACTWGCPIAPSPRVQATSSYNSLKVEIQDVVLEDEGTYVCWAGNTEGNASATMDFRAESASIVVAPSTSVLEGDAANLTCQLSTSSTALPTFTWYRNGQQLTEGSAPSLVLQHVASTDAGLYHCRATTNSSSRSSPSVSLEVLYPPRALLLTALLEAQRGRVAVFRCSVRSRPAARLELLRGPVPLASSAGAGGGSKPRLRVSAAPNALEVELREVTAADEGSYSCRASNEHGAAEQSLYLRVQAARVLISPSSEVLEGDDVSLTCQTAAAPQDDTVYSWYKNSERLQDTPDNVLALPHITSTAAGSYHCRARSPAGTSVSPAVALSVSYPPRVPVLALLLESPAAQRAVLQCSVDSSPQAELALFKDQALVASTALPQPSARPRLSITSASNTLRVSIRPVLLEDEGQYLCSASNAYGNASATANLTAGTTRVQISPSPAVREGDAVTLTCVVESSGVQVLRYSWYKNEVWVSSGSSPVLSFPNITVTDAASYHCSVRTPARTHSSAPITLSVLYPPRNLQMKAFMESNEGSAVILLCTVESNPLSDITLLKEGLVVASSPAMGGDLPWHSSRVSPSPNTLRLELREASEEDEGEYECRARSPLGSTHGSLPLRVQAIRVRIHPSAEVLEGTAVTLTCRDAGAAPGAVYSWYKDGRWVPGGPGPRLLLPAARRSDAGSYGCEVGKGLRGRRSPPAALRVLYAPREPTFTSLVDPRGGQRTVLLCTVDSVPPSDIALHHGDGHAPLASTWGPSDPRVAVEATPNSLRVGMGALEPGDAGVYVCSANNSFGAASASLRLDVGGPGPCPCSSAGVTVTVEPSPEVPEGSTATMTCSASPWLGQEANYTWYRNSRWLLEGPSGTLVLTHVTSADTGSYHCRASGTRGSLTSALLSFSVLYPPRDVSISTLLENRSGRLGLVQCTAESHPPASMALYRRGRLLAASGAAAAAPGLRALPSHNALRLQLSEVGLEAAGEYVCVASNALGNATATARFDVHTLSYLLAFTVLSGLLLALICVAALALLAVRMWPRLRKFWGWSGAEDTFELRSQQEQAQVDGAS, from the exons ATGGCGGCAGCGAGAGGGTGGTTTGGGACTGAGACGCTTCCACCACGTGTGGAGGATGCAGTGATGGCCTTTGGGACCGGACAGGAGCGGTGCCAGGCACTGGTGGAGCAGGGCCGG GGTCCCCTCTGCCCCATGCAGACACTGGTGACCAGCACCTCGCTCCCACCATCACTGCTTGTTCCTGCCCTGCCTCTGCCCCCCAGGACCCCCACCAGGGCCCGGGCTGCTGCCATGCCCCTGTGCCCATGGCTCGTCCTCCTGGCCAGCCTCATCCCACCAG CCCTCGGCTCTTGGGGTGTCACCTACCCCCGATCCCTGCGGGGCATCAGCGGCTCCTGCGTGGTCATTCCCTGCTCCCTGAGCTTCCCGGAGGAGGTGGCTGCCGACGATGGCCTGGTGGCCATTTGGTACAAGGACTACAACGACCAGAAGACGCTCGTGTTCCACTCGGCAGCCCAGGAGGTGGACGCTCACTTTAGGGGCCGTGCCCAGCTCCTGGGGGACCCCTTGGCTCGGAACTgcaccctgcagctgcagggggTGACGGTGGGGGACAGCGGGCCCTACCGGTTCCGCTTTGAGATCGTCAACGGAGACCGGTGGTCGGCGGCGCAGGACGCGGTGCTGAGCGTGTCGG AGGACCTCGAGAAGCCCAGCATTGCCGGCAGCGAGGAGCAAACCGAGGGGCAAACGTCCACCCTGGAGTGCTCCGCACCCTACGCGTGCCCACTGGGAGACGTCGCCCTGCGCTGGGAAGGCCACGACCCGCAGGTCTCGGTGGTGTCCGGCCGGGTGCGCATGGACACGAGTGGGGTCGGGCACTACCTGACCCTCACCACGTCCTTCTCCTGGAGGGACCACTCCAGAAAGCTGCGCTGCGAGGTCTCCTACGGCTCCAGGAAGGCGGCCAGGGAGGTTGTCCTGCGGGTGAGAC ACACCCCTAAGGACACCCAAGTGTCGGTGAACCCCTCCGGGCAGAACATCCGCGTTGGTGACACCGTGTCCTTCACCTGCACGGTGGGCAGCAGCCACCCGCCGGTCTCGCTGTACCGCTGGTACAAGGATGGGGTGCCCATAGGCACCGAGCAGATCCTGACCCTGCGAGGGGTGCGTCGGGAGGACTACGGGCAGTACCACTGCGAGGCTGAGAACGCCGTCGGGGCCGCTGCGGCGCCTGCTGTGATGCTCTACATCTTCT CCGCCGCCGTCCTGgtgagccccgcggccgaggtGCCGGAGGGCTCGGCCACCACCCTGTCCTGCGACGTCCCCGGCCACCGGCACCAGGACCTGCACTACGCCTGGTACAAGAACGGCGCCTGGCTCAAGGAGGGCTCCGCTCACACCCTGCTCTTCCACCACATCACCGCCAGCGACGCCGGCTTCTACGGCTGCAAGGTGACCAACGACCGGGGCAGCGACACCTCCCCGGCCGTCAGCCTGAGCGTGACGT acccccccCGGACCCCCACCATCACGCTCTTCCAGGAGGCCCATGGAGGCCGGTTGGCCGTCATCCACTGTGCCGTGGACAGCTTCCCCCCGGCCACCATGGCCGTGTACCGCGACGGCaccttggtggcagccagcggGTCCCAGGCGGCCCCACAGCAGCGGTTCGGTGTCACCAGCTCCCGCAACACCCTGAGGCTGGAGATCCGCGGAGCAGGGCCCCGGGACAGCGGGGAATACCGCTGCACCGCCAGCAATGCCCACGGCAACGCCAGTGCCACCAAGGTCTTTGTCGCCCGTG ccACAGAGGTCCTGATCCAGCCCTCGGCGGAGGTGCGGGAAGGGGCAGCGGTGACCCTGACGTGCGCGGGGCCCTGGGGCGCTGCGGAGGACGCGCTCTACGCCTGGTTCCGCAACGGCAAACGGCTGCGGGGGAGCTCGGCCCCGGCGCTGCGCTTCCGCTCCGTCCGCGCCGAGGACGCCGGCGCCTTCCAGTGCCGGCTCCGGAGCCGCAACGGCAGCGACGAGTCCGCGGCCGCCCCACTCCGTGTGCTCT TCCCACCGAGGCAACCGGCGATGAGCTCCATCCTGGAGACCCAGGGCGGGCGCATGGGCATCATCCAGTGCACTGCTGAGAGTGAGCCAGAGGCCAACCTGACCCTATGGAGAGGAGACGAAGTGATAGCCTGCAcatggggctgccccatagcccccagcCCCCGGGTCCAGGCCACCTCATCCTACAACAGCCTGAAGGTGGAGATCCAGGATGTGGTGTTGGAGGACGAGGGGACCtacgtgtgctgggctgggaacACGGAGGGCAACGCCAGCGCGACCATGGACTTCCGAGCTGAGA GTGCCAGCATTGTTGTGGCTCCATCCACATCTGTGCTGGAGGGTGATGCTGCCAACCTGACGTGCcagctcagcaccagctccaCGGCTCTGCCCACCTTCACCTGGTACCGCAATGGGCAGCAGCTCACTGAGGGCTCGGCTCCATCGCTGGTGCTGCAGCACGTGGCCAGCACGGATGCAGGGCTCTACCACTGCCGAGCCACCACCAACAGCAGCAGCCGCAGCTCCCCCAGTGTGAGCCTGGAGGTGCTGT ACCCCCCGCGGGCCCTGCTGCTCACGGCGCTCCTGGAGGCGCAGCGCGGCCGCGTGGCCGTGTTCCGCTGCTCGGTGCGGAGCCGCCCCGCGGCCCGGCTGGAGCTGCTGCGCGGCCCGGTCCCGCTGGCGTCCAGCGCCGGTGCCGGCGGCGGCTCCAAGCCCCGGCTCCGGGTCTCGGCCGCCCCCAACGCGCTGGAGGTGGAGCTGCGGGAGGTGACGGCTGCGGACgagggcagctacagctgcagggCCAGCAACGAGCACGGCGCCGCGGAGCAGAGCCTCTACCTCCGGGTGCAGG CTGCCCGAGTCCTCATCTCTCCATCCTCGGAGGTGCTGGAAGGGGACGACGTCTCCCTGACGTGTCAGACGGCCGCCGCGCCGCAGGATGACACCGTCTACTCCTGGTACAAGAACAGCGAGCGGCTCCAGGACACCCCTGACAATGTCCTTGCGCTGCCCCACATCACCAGCACCGCTGCTGGCTCCTACCACTGCAGAGCCCGCAGCCCTGCGGGGACCAGCGTGTCCCCGGCCGTCGCCCTGAGCGTGTCCT ATCCGCCGCGGGTGCCGGTGCTGGCGCTGCTCCTGGAGTCCCCCGCGGCACAGcgggcagtgctgcagtgctcGGTGGACAGCAGCCCGCAGGCAGAGCTGGCTCTCTTCAAGGACCAGGCGCTGGTGGCCTCCACGgcgctgccccagcccagcgcCCGGCCGCGGCTCAGCATCACCTCGGCCTCCAACACGCTGCGGGTCAGCATCCGCCCCGTGCTGCTGGAGGACGAGGGGCAGTACCTGTGCTCTGCCAGCAATGCCTATGGCAATGCCAGCGCCACGGCCAACCTCACCGCCGGCA CCACCAGGGTCCAGATCTCCCCCTCCCCGGCTGTCCGGGAAGGCGATGCTGTCACCCTGACCTGTGTGGTGGAGAGCAGCGGTGTGCAAGTGCTGCGCTACAGCTGGTACAAGAACGAGGTCTGGGTCAGCAGCGGCTCCTCCCCGGTTCTCTCCTTCCCCAACATCACCGTCACCGATGCTGCCTCGTACCACTGCAGCGTGAGGACCCCAGCGCGGACCCACAGCTCTGCACCCATCACCCTCAGCGTCCTCT acCCCCCCAGGAACCTGCAGATGAAGGCCTTTATGGAGAGCAATGAGGGGAGCGCAGTCATCCTCCTCTGCACCGTGGAGAGCAACCCCCTCTCCGACATCACCCTGCTCAAGGAGGGGCTGGTGGTGGCCTCCAGCCCGGCCATGGGGGGggacctcccctggcacagcagccGCGTCTCCCCCTCTCCCAACACGCTGAGGCTGGAGCTCCGGGAAGCATCCGAGGAGGATGAGGGCGAGTACGAGTGCCGGGCACGCAGCCCCCTCGGCAGCACCCATGGGTCCCTGCCCCTCCGTGTGCAGG CCATCAGGGTGCGGATCCATCCCTCGGCCGAGGTGCTGGAGGGCACGGCCGTGACTCTGACCTGCCGGGACGCGGGCGCTGCCCCGGGGGCCGTGTACTCGTGGTACAAGGACGGCCGCTGGGTGCCGGGGGGCCCCGGGCCGCGGCTCCTGctgcccgccgcccgccgctcGGATGCGGGCTCCTACGGCTGCgaggtggggaaggggctgcgGGGCCGCCGCTCCCCCCCCGCCGCCCTCCGGGTGCTCT ATGCTCCCCGGGAGCCAACCTTCACCTCCTTGGTGGACCCCCGGGGCGGGCAGCGAACCGTCCTGCTCTGCACCGTCGACAGCGTCCCCCCCTCCGACATCGCCCTGCACCACGGTGATGGCCACGCACCCCTGGCCTCCACGTGGGGCCCGTCTGACCCCCGTGTCGCCGTCGAGGCGACCCCCAACTCCCTGCGTGTGGGGATGGGGGCTCTGGAGCCGGGGGACGCGGGGGTCTACGTCTGCTCAGCCAACAACAGCTTTGGCGCCGCATCCGCATCCCTGCGCCTGGATGTGGGAG GCCCTGGGCCCTGTCCCTGCTCTTCCGCAGGGGTCACGGTCACTGTCGAGCCCTCTCCAGAAGTGCCCGAAGGCTCCACCGCCACCATGACCTGCTCGGCCAGCCCCTGGCTGGGGCAAGAAGCCAACTACACGTGGTACAGGAACAGCCGGTGGCTGCTGGAGGGCCCGTCCGGCACCCTGGTCCTCACCCACGTCACCAGCGCTGACACCGGCTCCTACCATTGCCGGGCGAGCGGGACACGGGGCAGCCTCACCTCGGCCCTGCTCAGCTTCAGCGTCCTCT acCCTCCCCGGGACGTCTCCATCAGCACCCTGCTGGAGAACCGCAGCGGGCGGCTGGGCCTGGTGCAGTGCACGGCCGAGAGCCACCCGCCCGCCTCCATGGCCCTGTACCGCCGGGGCCGGCTCCTGGCCGCCAGcggggccgcggccgccgcGCCGGGGCTCCGGGCGCTCCCCTCGCACAACGCCCTCCGCCTGCAGCTCAGCGAGGTGGGGCTGGAGGCGGCCGGCGAGTACGTGTGTGTGGCCAGCAACGCGCTGGGCAACGCCACGGCCACAGCGCGCTTCGATGTGCACA